TCAAATCCAAGCTTTCAAATTAACCTGCCGGATAAAATCCTGCGACGATTGCACTTCCTTGCTGCTTTCTTCGCCCGGAGCGATCTTTTCCCCGTTCATGATGCGGCGGAACAGCTCCTCGTTTTTGGTTCTCAAAGCAAAATCGATCAGCGCTTCCTTCTCAAGGCGGTCCACTTCCTGCTGGATCAGCACTTCCTCCAGCTCTATATCGGCCGCAGGCACATAAAAATGTTTGCCCGCTTTCGGCACGCGGATCACGTAATCGAATACGTTGTCGGCGTTGCGGTCGTAGGCAATGATATATCCGTAATCGCCGACAGGCAGATTTTGCTCGAAGCTGTCGGAGACGATATACACTTTCTGACCTAACTTGAGCATCCGCTCTTCCCCCTTCCCAAGATGAATCACCGCAAAGGTTGTTTCGAAACAATTCTGAATCTTAGAAATAATGGATTATGATTCATATGGTACTAAAAAAGAGATGAGGTGTCCAATGGTTCCTTTAAGTTGCACCTTCTACATAGATACGCTTCCCGCCATCATTCCGTTCCGCATGCACGCAAGGCACGTCCGCAAGCGGTTCTAACGCGACAAAAAAACGCAGCATGGCCGCGGTGCCGCGGTATGCTGCGTTTTTCTTTTTACTGCTGAGTGGTCGTCGTCGTTTTGTCCTGCTGCTTCGCGCCGCGGGACTTGCCGTCGCCGGGCTGTCCTTTGCGATCGACAAACTGGGTGATCTGCTCGGTCATGCTGTCCTTCAGCTTGCTGATCAGCTCTTCTTTGCTGATGCCTTTTTCCTGCGCGATTTCGGCGATCGATTTGCCGGCCGCAAGGCCCGTCTTCAGCTCATCCTGCGTGACGCCGAGAATCTCTTCGAGCGCTCCCGGCTTGCCGAAAAATCCGCCCGGTCCGTGTCCCTTAGGACCTCCCGGTCCACCCATGCCTTCCGCACGTTTGTTTTCGACCATTTGCTTCAGACGGTCCGCCAGGCCGGTTTTCATTTTATCGGCTTGCTCCTGCGTCAGTTTCCCTTCACTCACTGCGGTATCGATCGCCTTCGTTTCGGCAGCGGCGAGCTTTTGCACGAGATCGTCCTCGGTGATGCCTTTTTCCTGGGCGAGCTGGACCAGCGTTTTTCCGTCCTTCAAGGATGCTTTCAACGTCGCTTCATCGATCCCCAAAATCGTTGCCGCTTCCTGCATGAAGTTGATGCCGCCGCGGAAGCCCATGCGTCCGTCAGGACGCTGCGCCTTGTCCGCCTTGTAAGTCTGGTCCGATACGGACGTCGAAGCCGATGCGGAAGATGTGGATGTCGTGTCGGCGAAGGCCTGATTATGTACCACCGCTGCCCCTCCGATTAAAAAGCTTGCTGCGATCGTTCCTGCGATTATTTTTTTGCCGAACATCTTCATATCGTATTCCACCTTTTCTTGAGTAGTTTTGTCTTACACTTTGAAGTATAG
The window above is part of the Paenibacillus hamazuiensis genome. Proteins encoded here:
- a CDS encoding ATPase, which codes for MLKLGQKVYIVSDSFEQNLPVGDYGYIIAYDRNADNVFDYVIRVPKAGKHFYVPAADIELEEVLIQQEVDRLEKEALIDFALRTKNEELFRRIMNGEKIAPGEESSKEVQSSQDFIRQVNLKAWI